One Mesoaciditoga lauensis cd-1655R = DSM 25116 genomic window, ATCGAACTTAATAGCAGCTGTCGATGTGGAGCCATTGTAGGCGGCTATCAAAGCATGCGGAACAGTTCCTGTGGCTTCAGCTCCCCAATAGTCAGCATTCGCATCTGTTGAAACAACATTTGCGCCCGATTTGAAAGCTGCGTATCCATCCGTTGCCTGTACCCAGTAATGATCGAAACGAGCTGAAAAGAACAGAATTGGTTTTCCATTCGCAACCTTTGTCACCCTTTTAACCGCCGTTGCCGTTGAACTCCCTCTTGCTATAACACCCAGGAGTACGGTTTCCAAATATCCAAAGTACGACGGATCACCCTCTATCGTCATTATCGGTTCCATATCTTTTGCTTCTTCTCCATCGTATAAAGCTTTAACTTCTATTTCCGAAAATTTGTCAATCCATAGGTTGTTAAGTGCTTCACGAAGATCCCATCGTTTGCGATTAACTTTCTCTATTTCCTCTCTGTCCATCACGTAAACGGCGTTTTGTAGTTCACGTTCTGCGGCTAAGAGCTGTTTAAAAAGAGAGTCCGCTTTTTCCTCATCCTTGTAATAACCCGTGCAAAGTTTTAATATCGCAAGCGCTTCGTCTATTCCAACGATCACCGCATCCCTTCTAGGAAAAAATTGGTAAAGCACATGAGGATGATGATCGTCCTTTTTCAACACCTCAACGTATCTTGTGAAATACTTATCCGAATAATACCCCGCTCTTATTCTGTCTATAGGCACTTTAAAAACCCTTGGATCTAACCTTTGAGATCTCACAAATTCACCTCCACATTTCAACTCTAGCGCCCAGCACATCTTTCATCTGTGAAATGGCAAATTCATGCAACTTTTCATCGTAAGATACCACGGCGTTTTCATATAATATAACTTCGTAATCCCTGTTTCTCAACTCTTCAACGTTGAAAAAAACACATATGTTTGTGGCAACCCCACAAACTCCAACGCTTTTCGGGGACAATACGTTGAGTTTTTCATCTAAATTCGTTTTGTAAAAAGCGGAAAACTTTCTTTTTTTTACAAAAAATGCTTTATCATATCCTTTTACGGTCTCTTTTAATTCCTTGAATAATTCCGCTCCCCACGTGTTTTTCACGCAATGAGGTGGAAAGAGTTTGAATTCCTCATCGTTTTTCTCATGCCAGTCTTGGGTAAAAATGATATGCTTTCCCCTCTTGATGTGTTCTTTCACACAGTCAAGAACAACTGGTTTTACATCTTCTGCTTTTTTGAAGTACAAAGCGCCACCCTGCGTTACAAAG contains:
- a CDS encoding nicotinate phosphoribosyltransferase; this encodes MRSQRLDPRVFKVPIDRIRAGYYSDKYFTRYVEVLKKDDHHPHVLYQFFPRRDAVIVGIDEALAILKLCTGYYKDEEKADSLFKQLLAAERELQNAVYVMDREEIEKVNRKRWDLREALNNLWIDKFSEIEVKALYDGEEAKDMEPIMTIEGDPSYFGYLETVLLGVIARGSSTATAVKRVTKVANGKPILFFSARFDHYWVQATDGYAAFKSGANVVSTDANADYWGAEATGTVPHALIAAYNGSTSTAAIKFDQYIGTHVNRIILVDWENDVIGTTKKMLKDFYEYVTGEKYREGADLSKIIGSGKNKIWGVRFDTSGTLRDKSVTPIGEMSLGVCPELVWKARKEFDSMGLEDLKIIVSGGFNAEKIALFEKLDVPVDAYGVGSSLLKEKVDITADIVEVNGKPCAKVGRKKFELSRLEKVEY
- a CDS encoding cysteine hydrolase family protein; this translates as MHDLLMVVDMQNDFVTQGGALYFKKAEDVKPVVLDCVKEHIKRGKHIIFTQDWHEKNDEEFKLFPPHCVKNTWGAELFKELKETVKGYDKAFFVKKRKFSAFYKTNLDEKLNVLSPKSVGVCGVATNICVFFNVEELRNRDYEVILYENAVVSYDEKLHEFAISQMKDVLGARVEMWR